One Argentina anserina chromosome 6, drPotAnse1.1, whole genome shotgun sequence genomic window, GCTCGCCGGTGGGCTCGTGCGTGCCACGTGACCTCAAGCCGGTGGCCACCACCAGGCTGGAGTTGGCGCGATACTCGTACTGCTTGCTCCGGGCGTGCGCCTCCGCACCGCCTCCCAATTTGGGTTGCGACATCatcaattaacaaaaaaagaaaaccctAATTCAAAACGAACAGAGCCTTCTCGTCGTACTGGGTTGAAATTCTGGAGCGAAAAACCCTAATAAAGCCAATCGGCACCTATATGGTTATATTTATAGAGGATGAAACCGACTTTGACTTTGTCTCTTATTATTTGGAACTAGACTCGTACCCGGTTTCCTGTGGATGCGCGTGTTAATTTATCAAACTtgttattttataaaatatattttatttattctattttattttttttaaatgtttaTTCGTTCtgattttttaaaacaatgtaattgtgtttgataaaaaatgtattttgaataaaacataatttagtaaatttttaaggATATTGACTTTATAACAGTAGAGATATGGGTTTATAAGTTAATTGGGCCGATGAAAAATTTAAGTATTTAACCTTAATTGCAAATCCTATTTTTTTTGGCTCGTATCCCTTAATTTTTATTCTTAATCTATTTAGAGTCCAAATTATAGGCTCGACGAATCATGTTACCATGAACTATATCAGTGTTCAGTATATAATTTGGTTAGTTgcatatgtttttctttgctTAAAGTTCAAGATAGGTTGAGTTTTATTTTTAGTTGCAGAAAATTGGTGTATTAAAGTTCGACTAGGTACTGTCAATTTTAGAGTGATGGGAGTGGGACTAGTATCTTAGATTAATGTACTTGTGCATTGTACCAGTGGACTCATTATTGATGGTTTTTGTTTGTCTCATTGTTTAGCATCTGTTCCTTTTCAACCAATAAAGCCTAATGAGGTTGAGAATCAGAAAAGACAAGCCGAGGTGGAAGTTGACAATGCTGATGGAAATAAAGAAGCACAAACCTCAGAAAGAGGAGGGTCAAGATAATCTACGCTCTCCGATTTGCTGCATTATGGGCCATGTTGATACTGGTAAAACCAAGCTTCTGGATTGTTTCCGGGGCACAAATGTTCAGGAGGGTAAGGCCGGAGGTATTACTCAACAGATTGGCGCCACGTACTTTCCTCCAGAAAACATCCGTGAGAGGACTAAGGAACTGAAAGCTGATGCAAAGCTGAAGGTCCCAGGTCTATTGGTCATTGATACCCCTGGCCACGAGTCCTTTATTAATTTAAGGTCACGGGGTTCAGGTTTATGCGATATTGCAATTTTGGTTGTTGACATTATGCACGGGTTAGAAGTTAGAACCTCAAACAATAGAGTCACTCAATCTCTTGAAAATGAGGAATACAGAATTCATTGTTGCATTGAATAAGGTAAGGCCTGTGTTCAAATGATCCTTTCCCTACTAATGCCTTCTCATCAAAGtttaatttttaagttttgagTTTCCATTTTCAGGTGGATAGGCTCTATGGATGGAAAACCTGCCGCAACCAGCCATTACGGAATGCATTGAAGCAACAATCCAAGGATGTAGTAAGTGAGTACAATAGGAGGGTTTCTGAGGTCGTGTGCATTCCAATCTCTTGCTTTTGTTTTATCTTAgtcttttgttcttctttttgtcCATAGTTTGCTTACGCTGTTAAATttcctttctatttttttttaaatcttgcCAGATCATCACTCAGTTCATGGAGCAGGGCTTAAATACTTAATTGTATTATAAGAATAGATCGAGAAATGGGGGAAACATACAGCATCGTACCTACAAGTGCCATTAGGTTGGCTTCTGAACTCTAGTCCACGTCTTGATTTTTGTATCTGTTGTAGATGCTATGTTCTGAATACTGATAGCTTTTCTTTTAAATATTGCAGTGGTGAAGGGATTCCAGATTTGTTATTACTATTGATTCAGTGGGCCCAGAAAACCATGGTTGAGAAACTTACATGCAGCGATGCAATTCAGGTTTGATTTCTCTTCACTTGGTTTTCACTGACGTTAATAACTCATGAAGTGTGTCTAATCTGATGGGAGGGCTGGTACTGTGCATCAGTGTACTGTATTGGAGGTCAAGGTTATTGAAGGCCTTGGAACAACAATCGATGTTGTGCTGGTTAATGGTGTGCTGCATGAAGGAGATCAGATACTTGGCATGCAGGCAAGCATCTAAAGCCTTTTATGCACAGACAAAACGTCTATTCTAGAGGACCTCATGTCTGCTATGAACTCTTCTCGCCTTGTGACTATGCCAGTTGTTCCTATCATGGTTAGAAGGTGACGATATACTCTTTGGTTTCAGGGAACTTATCAGCACCATAGTCAAATCAAAGCTGCACAAGGTATCAAGATTACAGCACAGGTAATTCTAGGTTGAAGTTCAGGCAAATCCACTTGCCATCATCAATTAATTGATATGCAGCTGTTAAATTTCTGGTGAGAGAGTTCTGTTAATTTCCGTGTTTAACATATGCAGGGACTCGAGCATGCTATTGCCGGCACTGCTCTATATGTTGTTGGGCCTCATGACGACTTGGATGATATCAAGAAAACAGCTATGGAAGATATGAAATCAGTCTTGAATAGGATTGACAAGAGTGGTGAGGGAGTTTGTGTACATGCATCTACTCTTGGATCATTGGAAGCATTGCTTGAATTCCTGAAAACACCGGATGTTAATATTCCTGTTAGTGGTATTACCATTGGACCTGTACACAAGAAGGATGTCATGAAGGCCAGCGTAAtgcttgaaaagaaaaaggagcaTGCCACTATCTTGGCATTTGATGTTAAAGTGACACCTGAGGCCCGGGACATTGCAGAGGAATTAGGTGTGAAGATTTTTCTTGCTGATATAATATATCACTTATTTGACCAATTCAAATGGGGCTGTTTGGGCACATCAGAGAAAAGTTCTTGCTCCACAATTATACATGGAGAAAGTTAAGGTATAATATACGTGAAGCTTAATGACTGATTTTTTCTGTGAAGATTCACCTTTTCTTAAACTTGTAGGGGATGATCGATCTTATTACCGAATCTGCAATTACATTGCAAGAGTCATGGAAAAGTAGGATTGATCAAGAGGGTGGAGTGGCAGATATCAATATTGATGAGGACATGAGAATCTTCTCCGGAGATGTTATCTCAAGAGCTTGTTTTGGAAGCAATTTTGCCAGTGGGCAAGTGATTTTTCACAAACTAAGAGCTCTCCAAGAGGCCATGTCTAGGAAATGCTTGGCTACTGGAATCCCTGGAATGAGGTAACAATGTTTATGCATGCTaggttgatatatatattagtcacTTATTTCTGCATTTAAGCGTTTAGGGCATATTAAATTTCCTATCACGGTATGCAAATTAAGCCTTCTTTTGGGGTGGCCTCGTACCATCACAATATCACTttgtttgatatatatgttCTGAAAATGTGCTCTAGACATCTTCCTACGAAGAATAGAAGAGAAGCATGGGGACTAGAAAAAGAGGTTCGCAGTTTGATACTCCAAGTTGTGAAGCAGAGAGTGGAAGGTGTTCATGATGACAAGGACCTGTTGCAAATGGTTCTTGAGTGTACCCAAAGCAGTGACCTGAGCCAAGCAGAAACTGATAAGTTCATTGTTGATAACTGAAAGAACATCTACTTGGCTGGCTATGAGACAACTGCAGTCTCTGCTACATGGTTGCTCATGTTGTTGGCTTCAAATCAGGAATGGCAAGAAAGCGTCCGTGCCGAGGTTCTTCAAGTTTGTGGTGGCCAGATTCCAGATGTTGACATGCTCCGGAAGATGAAACAGGTACTTATATACAGTTGTTCTTGTATCATGCAAATATGTACTTCCACTTTTCTTTCATCTGCATAATGAGAATTATTTGGTTTGTAACTTTGTATATGCAGCTAACAACGGTGATTCATGAATCGTTGCGCCTGTATCCGCCGGTGTCTGTGGTATCAAGAGAGGCCTTCAAGGACATGAAATTTGCTGGCATACATGTTCCTAAGGGTGTGAACCTATGGATTATGGTACTGACATTGCACACTGACCCTGAAGTATGGGGACCTGATGCCTACAAGTTCAATCCAGAAAGATTTGCAAATGGAATTACAGGGGCTTGTAAGCTTCCACACTTGTACATGCCATTTGGGGTTGGACCAAGAGTGTGTCTTGGGCAGAACTTGGCCATGATTGAGCTCAAGTTACTAGTAGCTCTTATTCTCTCTAAATTTTCTTTCTCCCTATCTTCCAAGTATTGCCACAAACCAGCAATAAGGTTGGTGATTGAGCCTGAGCAGGGAGTCAATCTCTTAGTGAAGAAGCTGTGATGAGCTTTCTCAGCAGTATGCATATAACATTACAAATGTTATTCTGAAGATTCTGGCTTCATTTCTGCTGTTCGAAGGAAAATAGGCCATCTTCAAACCAATCAAGAGTGTTGCTTCACTTGCttgtattatttatttttctttaatcatttttttgtattttcttaGTAAAGTCTCAAGTACTTTGTATGAAGCATTAGTTTCTTTCATGCAGAAATAATGGAAGTTCTTGTCTCTTAAAGAGTTATACCTTCTCCaaacatttagattgatagtGGTTGGCAGAttatttaacatattttttttttcatacagACAAACCTAACTGTAACTACTAACTAGCTAGTTGGCATGTCATGAAGTTGTAATAACCTGTcatgaaattataattttacgaGTTTCTGTTATACAAAAcgaatcaacatatataacgCAACTCGACTATAACCGAATCAAAATTCGATCGAGTTCCTAATGAGGCTTCTAAAGTCCTTTTATTTGACCTACTAGGGGATTGAGTTTATAATTTTCCTTAAAAACACCATAACAAAATAAgaaggaaaacaaaacaaaacaaaagaagaggaGAGGAGAAAATTCAAGCTAAACAAAACTAGAAATATTGATCTAACAAACCATGTGACTTTTTCTATGTAAAATATCGGACACACAAAACCTGCAATTTACGGTTAGGTTATCAATCGTGCTAAACCCGTATGTTTTGTCAACTTGATATGTTTAAAGTGTTTTACCTACTATCAATAAGAGAAATTTTCTCAACATTACTCACATTGGCGACGTTGGACCTTGTTAAATGTGCACAAAATGATACAAAAACCAAACTCTAGTGATAACCTCCTACGAAAACGCTGTGATATGCCAACCAAATTTAaggaaaattattatatatacccgtcACATATTCCACGTGGCGTattttttaatgttattgattcattttttattgtgattgtttctgattaattcttatatgtaaataaatttttatcattttgacTATAACgtaatataattaaatatgtagaCTAGCAGTGTCACGTGTTGTGtcatatatacaaaataattactctcAAACCTAATAATAGTTAAAAGGCGATTGGACTTTACCGGTGGCGGCGGGTATCTAACACCAGGCCACTTGAACAAGATTCCAAATtttccaacaacaacaatgtaCTTACTTACTGCGTGTCCTAGAAAACCGCCACATTCGGCCTTTGTTTCGTTATCGTCTTCTCGTCAGTTGGTCGCTCATTCTCAGTGCCCAACTGAATCCATCAATGGCTGCCACCATTCCTCTGCTTCACTTTGTCCCCACCAACACCTTCCAAACTAAGCTCCAAACCAACAGACTGCTCAGACCCACAAAGCAGAGAGGTCTGGTTTCCACTAAAGTTTCAACCTTTGAGATTTACCATGAGAAAAAGTTTTGGTCTTTGAGCTTCTTTTTGGTTTGGATTGTTTGGTTTGATTGATCATTTTGTTGGGTTTTGcaggaaatattggtttttcAGTTATTACTTGCTCTTCCAATGGAAGAGGGCTTGATTCAATGAAGAGCGAGGAGCAGTTGGCTGAAGAGAAAAGGCGAGCTGAGCTTTCTACTCGAATTGCCTCAGGAGAGTTCACTGTGAACAAAACTGGGTATGAACTTAGTTTCAGCTGTTATTTGTTGTGGAAAATCAATCTAATTGTAGAAGCTCCATTTTTGGTTTAATGGTGAACGTGTTTTTGGTTATGCTCAAAATTTTATGCTTGATGATAAATTAAGGCCAACattgttatttgttttaacATACCTGCACTGATTCTAGGTAATCTATTCATAATTCTGAGTTTCTCTGTAACTAGCTATCCATCTGAACTGAAGAACGGTTTGTTGAAGCTGGGTGTTTCTAGGGAGGTTCTAGACTTTCTATTCAATTGGGGAGACACAAAACAACCCCGTCTAAAGATTCCCGAGGCGAAAGGATCAATTAGTGCCGTTCAAAATGAGGCCTTTTTCATCCCCCTCTATGAGCTTTACCTCACATATGGTGGAATTTTCAGGTTGACCTTTGGACCAAAGGTTGGTAGTTTGTACTATCTTTACATACTGGATTGTCATCACAATTAGACCACTTTCTTTTGTTGAACTACTTAGTTAATTCTTTGTGCAGTCCTTTTTGATCGTATCTGATCCTGCCATTGCCAAACATATAttaagagataatgcaaaggCTTATTCAAAGGTAAACCAACTGAACTTACATCTCACTTTTTCAACAAAGAAACCTAATATATGAATATGTTCATTTATATGTCAATTAActaatctctctctcaattcatAGCTACTAGTTTTATTGTACTTTCTTAACAGGGAATCTTGGCTGAAATTCTAGAATTTGTCATGGGTAAAGGACTCATACCAGCAGATGGTGAAATATGGCGTGTTCGACGTCGTGCTATAGTCCCCGCATTGCATCTGAAGGTACTTACACACTTGTGAAAGCTGTATGTAAATATCTTCAGTTGACCATAATGGGACCCTTTTTTATGTTGGTTTCTGTACTTTCTTTGATTTGTAGTATGTTACAGCTATGATTAACCTCTTCGGACAAGCTACAGAGAGGCTTTGCCAAAAGCTTGATACTGCTGCATCTGATGGGGAAGATGTCGAGATGGAGTCACTTTTCTCTCGTTTGACACTGGACATCATTGGCAAGGCACTTTTTAATTATGACTTTGATTCATTAACCAATGACACTGGGATAGTTGAGGTACTTCTATCTTTCATTTGTTCGTACATAGCTTCTGTAGTGACATCATTGATTTTCCTTGGGATTTCATTTCTCAAAATTAATTCACATATTCATATCTTTCTATTTGGCTGGAATAGGCTGTTTACACTGTCTTGAGAGAAGCAGAAGATCGCAGTGTTGCACCAATACCATTCTGGGAGATACCAATATGGAAAGACATTTCACCACGACAAAAGAAGGTGGCAAAAGCCCTCAAATTAATCAATGTTACGTTGGATGATCTGATTGCAATTTGCAAGGTAAACCACATCAGGTGTTGAGAAACACAAAGCTGTGTTATACAATgatttttgtcttttttttttccttctgtgGATATATTTTCTAATATGTATAAGCATATGCATATTACATGGCTTCTAAATTGCAGTAACATAACTCACTTTCAAGTCCCAGCTGACTATTTGGATAATAAACTCATTTTATAGCTAGTTTATTTCAAGGAGTGCAAATcctttaaaaactcaaaagtaTAACTTTTCCCTTCAATTAATTGCTTTGTTCTTCAGTAGAATTTTGAAGTCCAATTGTAATGACTGTTCTGTTGACAATATGATAGATGGCATTTAggttgatgaaattttgatttaaattttctttgtttgtacCTCTGCAGAGGATGGTAGATGAAGAAGAACTACAGTTTCATGAGGAGTACATGAATGAACAAGATCCTAGCATTCTACATTTCCTTTTGGCATCAGGGGATGATGTAAGTGACTGCAGTTTATCAGACATGATTATTACTGGGTCAAATGTTAGACTTTTTACACAAACTT contains:
- the LOC126800313 gene encoding cytochrome P450 714C2-like, producing the protein MIDLITESAITLQESWKSRIDQEGGVADINIDEDMRIFSGDVISRACFGSNFASGQVIFHKLRALQEAMSRKCLATGIPGMRHLPTKNRREAWGLEKEVRSLILQVVKQRVEGVHDDKDLLQMVLECTQSSDLSQAETDKFIEWQESVRAEVLQVCGGQIPDVDMLRKMKQLTTVIHESLRLYPPVSVVSREAFKDMKFAGIHVPKGVNLWIMVLTLHTDPEVWGPDAYKFNPERFANGITGACKLPHLYMPFGVGPRVCLGQNLAMIELKLLVALILSKFSFSLSSKYCHKPAIRLVIEPEQGVNLLVKKL
- the LOC126800866 gene encoding protein LUTEIN DEFICIENT 5, chloroplastic, encoding MAATIPLLHFVPTNTFQTKLQTNRLLRPTKQRGNIGFSVITCSSNGRGLDSMKSEEQLAEEKRRAELSTRIASGEFTVNKTGYPSELKNGLLKLGVSREVLDFLFNWGDTKQPRLKIPEAKGSISAVQNEAFFIPLYELYLTYGGIFRLTFGPKSFLIVSDPAIAKHILRDNAKAYSKGILAEILEFVMGKGLIPADGEIWRVRRRAIVPALHLKYVTAMINLFGQATERLCQKLDTAASDGEDVEMESLFSRLTLDIIGKALFNYDFDSLTNDTGIVEAVYTVLREAEDRSVAPIPFWEIPIWKDISPRQKKVAKALKLINVTLDDLIAICKRMVDEEELQFHEEYMNEQDPSILHFLLASGDDVSSKQLRDDLMTMLIAGHETSAAVLTWTFYLLSKEPRVMSKLQEEVDSVLGDRIPTIEDMKKLKYATRVINESLRLYPQPPVLIRRSIEDDRLGQYPIKRNEDIFISVWNLHRSPTLWDEADKFKPERWPLDGPNPNETNQNFSYLPFGGGPRKCVGDMFATYENVVALTMLVRRFNFQIALGAPEVKMTTGATIHTTEGLNMTVTRRTKPPIVPTMPAFEVDASVGVSKGDSLVGQKGI